In Amyelois transitella isolate CPQ chromosome 13, ilAmyTran1.1, whole genome shotgun sequence, a genomic segment contains:
- the LOC106131404 gene encoding vacuolar fusion protein CCZ1 homolog isoform X2: protein MLKRRFVRSSYLILIMGLRKANTFSSEPCEALQTQTKRYIFYQPEKGYWMVLVVRIPYTTKALSAIGETQGEVVDPSIMNNILVSSYKMFQMFMGLFKDISIEEIYTTCEEFFTPYILSTNLKNDMSDVIQGIQYLPLDKNSFFRVVCFIDLLEVNYPDFKCISFVYNDQLIWNALSNEDMLTLYKYLVQTLLPKQVEKEIHGDAVTAAQKHGRFISPAEGIRNKEDLNKLVKVFLMREEDTETRQYYLVVYRTLSATISFSIDVNTTLDIETFRSLDAFMGPQLYSIASSISETCTLHALQTAHLASDHKFVYFNRLNLAFKTSPPTNKLVPSAAVKPEVLSTIAGIHCDRKSLGKYGEIIIKIPDEYWVTGKISNEREFYVVIQEKNATLKEISDEVKRICESQMKGVFFYPI from the exons ATGTTAAAACGAAGATTTGTTCGTTCTTCATATTTAATTCTAATTATGGGCCTAAGGAAGGCGAA TACATTTTCATCAGAGCCCTGTGAAGCACTCCAAACCCAAACAAAACGTTACATCTTCTACCAACCTGAAAAGGGCTATTGGATGGTTTTG GTGGTGAGAATACCTTATACCACTAAAGCTTTGTCAGCTATTGGGGAGACACAAGGAGAAgtg GTAGATCCATCGATAATGAACAATATACTTGTGTCATCATACAAGATGTTCCAAATGTTTATGGGACTATTCAAAGACATTTCTATTGAAGAAATATATACCACTTGTGAAGAATTCTTTACACCG TACATTCTATCAACAAATCTCAAGAATGATATGTCAGATGTTATACAAGGAATTCAATATTTACCATTAGACAAGAATTCATTCTTCAGAGTAGTGTGTTTTATTGATTTACTAGAAGTTAATTATCCTGACTTTAAATGCATCTCTTTTGTCTACAACGACCAGCTTATATG GAATGCCCTCTCAAATGAAGACATGCTCACATTGTACAAGTATTTAGTTCAAACTTTGCTCCCAAAACAAGTAGAAAAGGAAATACACGGAGACGCAGTGACTGCCGCCCAAAAACACGGCAGATTCATCAGTCCAGCTGAAGGAATTCGCAATAAAGAAGACCTCAATAAACTGGTCAAAGTCTTCCTGATGCGGGAAGAGGACACAGAGACTAGGCAGTATTACTTGGTGGTTTATAGAACTCTGAGCGCTACCATTTCTTTTAGTATTGATG taaACACGACCCTGGATATTGAGACATTCCGGTCTCTGGACGCGTTCATGGGTCCGCAGCTGTACAGCATAGCTTCGTCGATAAGTGAGACATGCACACTTCATGCATTACAGACGGCCCATCTTGCAAGCGACCACAAATTCGTCTACTTCAATAGGCTCAATTTAGCGTTCAAAACGTCT CCGCCCACAAACAAATTAGTTCCATCGGCGGCGGTCAAACCAGAGGTATTGAGTACGATAGCAGGCATACATTGTGACAGGAAAAG tcTAGGCAAATATGGAgaaatcataattaaaatacctgATGAATATTGGGTCACGGGGAAAATATCAAATGAGAGAGAGTTTTACGTAGTTATTCAAGAAAAGAATGCGACTCTAAAGGAAATATCTG atgaAGTCAAACGAATATGTGAATCGCAAATGAAAGGTGTTTTCTTTTACCctatttga
- the LOC106131399 gene encoding EF-hand domain-containing family member C2 — MAIRNPRLPLLPGYGTNTLIGKKSFGVRPVFTSIDKVNMLVDKAEEGNRVPSIYCRKQAPDLPTWIMYDKHILRFEAYFQQSLHEMKVGSSILRKVSIFFFLEDGTLKVVEPKTENSGLSQGTLISRQRIRLPFSYDMYYDVLDLNVGREVTFFGKVFKIVSCDNFTRVFLNRLGINVPDPIPFPDAVERAPDTRKPPKHRPFKQFLDFDRQVLRFYGYWDDRDSEFGVLHHLEIHYFLADDTIEIKEVMPANSGMEAGPMFLKRMRLPKKIPPRVEMTGGPKPPAYGPADLSIGAVVNAFGRNVVLTDCDPYTKEYYRITYGIDAFTPLPIPGDEKECVSTSTADRQLPPWNGYGSYEDSAQNCRTVEPKAPHGDFIKFLHKDRVGFDSHVLRFAARLITDNPEDSRRYFIIKYFLSDDTIGVFELCERNSGFTGGKFFRRTKMYLPDVEFFVPKEPPAYTDQDMWVGNELVINKHRFRLVAADEYALRYLEVNQYPMANITLIMDKIRRTLASVENGYKNFVAKYMEAVLPDKRELMSVRCFKQAMKEIMCEKMTEHEFLTLIRHFRGDPGMEKSPRREMIRSLVFTDLTRGLWDDRDRLREGLMHADEVGTGVLSQHRLRQLLRAHRLPLNGDLMDCMLSVLKKDENCNILYEDLMDFLDFKTRPVCNLTEEDYQKVVRHAPPVKDTECKLWAEADMFIHDGYVNWNAFLCQLNLDHLVKDQS; from the exons ATGGCTATAAGAAACCCAAGGCTGCCCCTTTTACCTGGCTATGGAACAAATACACTG ATAGGAAAGAAGAGCTTCGGCGTTCGCCCTGTGTTCACCAGCATCGACAAGGTCAATATGCTTGTGGACAAGGCCGAGGAAGGGAACCGAGTCCCGTCCATATACTGCAGAAAGCAAGCGCCCGACCTGCCCACTTGGATCATGTATGATAAACAT ATATTAAGATTTGAAGCATATTTCCAACAATCGCTACACGAGATGAAAGTCGGATCGAGCATTCTGCGGAAAGTGTcgattttcttctttcttgaAGATGGCACTTTGAAGGTAGTGGAACCAAAAACTGAAAATAGCGGCTTATCACAAG GAACGCTTATTAGTCGCCAAAGGATAAGACTTCCATTTTCTTATGACATGTATTATGATGTACTGGATTTAAATGTCGGACGGGAAGTTACATTCTTTGGAAAGGTTTTtaag ATTGTGAGCTGTGATAACTTTACAAGAGTATTCCTTAACCGCCTCGGAATTAATGTGCCAGATCCGATTCCCTTTCCCGATGCTGTCGAG CGAGCGCCTGATACCAGAAAACCGCCAAAACATAGACCATTCAAACAATTTTTGGATTTCGACAGACAAGTTTTAAG gtTTTATGGATACTGGGATGATAGAGATTCGGAATTCGGCGTGTTGCATCATTTAGAGATCCACTATTTCTTGGCTGATGACACTATTGAAATCAAAGAAGTTATGCCAGCCAACTCTGGAATGGAGGCGGGACCTATGTTCTTGAAGAGAATGCGGTTGCcaaaa AAAATTCCTCCTCGTGTCGAAATGACAGGCGGGCCAAAACCGCCGGCGTATGGGCCCGCGGACCTGAGTATTGGGGCCGTGGTGAATGCTTTCGGCAGAAATGTCGTGTTGACCGACTGTGACCCCTACACTAAGGAATACTATAGGATCACGTATGGTATAG ATGCTTTCACGCCTCTGCCGATCCCAGGAGATGAAAAGGAATGTGTGAGCACGAGCACGGCAGATAGACAGCTGCCACCATGGAACGGTTACGGTTCCTACGAAGACTCCGCCCAGAACTGTCGAACGGTAGAGCCCAAGGCACCGCATGGCGATTTCATTAAGTTTCTTCATAAAGACAG GGTTGGGTTTGACTCTCATGTACTGAGATTCGCCGCGCGCCTCATCACAGACAACCCTGAGGACTCTCGCAGATATTTCATCATCAAGTACTTCTTGTCTGATGACACGATCGGAGTGTTCGAGTTGTGCGAACGCAATTCTGGTTTTACG GGAGGAAAGTTCTTCCGTCGTACCAAAATGTATCTGCCAGATGTTGAGTTCTTCGTGCCTAAGGAACCGCCAGCCTACACCGACCAGGACATGTGGGTTGGCAACGAGTTGGTTATCAACAAGCACCGGTTCCGATTGGTAGCCGCTGATGAGTACGCGCTGCGGTATTTAGAGGTCAACCAG TATCCAATGGCCAACATAACCCTGATAATGGATAAAATTCGACGCACCTTAGCGTCGGTGGAGAATGGATACAAGAACTTCGTGGCTAAGTACATGGAGGCGGTGCTGCCCGACAAAAGAGAGCTCATGTCCGTCAGGTGTTTCAA ACAAGCAATGAAGGAGATAATGTGTGAGAAGATGACCGAACACGAGTTCCTGACGCTGATCCGACATTTCCGCGGAGACCCAGGCATGGAGAAGAGCCCACGACGAGAAATGATTAG GTCTTTAGTATTCACTGACCTAACGCGCGGTCTTTGGGACGACCGCGACAGACTTCGTGAGGGTCTTATGCACGCGGACGAGGTCGGCACCGGCGTATTGTCACAGCATCGCCTGCGTCAGCTGCTGAGGGCTCATCGCCTGCCCTTGAATGGAGATCTTATGGACTGTATGCTGTCAGT attgaaaaAGGATGAAAATTGCAACATTCTTTATGAAGATTTGATGGATTTCCTAGACTTTAAGACTCGACCTGTGTGTAACCTCACAGAGGAAGACTATCAGAAAGTTGTGCGACACGCTCCTCCTGTTAAGGATACAGAG tGTAAGTTATGGGCGGAGGCGGACATGTTTATACACGATGGCTACGTAAATTGGAACGCTTTCCTCTGCCAGCTCAACTTGGACCATTTAGTCAAGGACCAGTCGTAG
- the LOC106131404 gene encoding vacuolar fusion protein CCZ1 homolog isoform X1 yields the protein MIDVKTKICSFFIFNSNYGPKEGEELKKILYYHPSQTASDARKNQVGLCEAVVKFMSTFSSEPCEALQTQTKRYIFYQPEKGYWMVLVVRIPYTTKALSAIGETQGEVVDPSIMNNILVSSYKMFQMFMGLFKDISIEEIYTTCEEFFTPYILSTNLKNDMSDVIQGIQYLPLDKNSFFRVVCFIDLLEVNYPDFKCISFVYNDQLIWNALSNEDMLTLYKYLVQTLLPKQVEKEIHGDAVTAAQKHGRFISPAEGIRNKEDLNKLVKVFLMREEDTETRQYYLVVYRTLSATISFSIDVNTTLDIETFRSLDAFMGPQLYSIASSISETCTLHALQTAHLASDHKFVYFNRLNLAFKTSPPTNKLVPSAAVKPEVLSTIAGIHCDRKSLGKYGEIIIKIPDEYWVTGKISNEREFYVVIQEKNATLKEISDEVKRICESQMKGVFFYPI from the exons atgatagATGTTAAAACGAAGATTTGTTCGTTCTTCATATTTAATTCTAATTATGGGCCTAAGGAAGGCGAA gaattaaaaaagatattataCTACCACCCGAGCCAAACTGCAAGTGATGCTCGTAAGAATCAGGTTGGATTGTGCGAAGCAGTGGTGAAATTTATGTC TACATTTTCATCAGAGCCCTGTGAAGCACTCCAAACCCAAACAAAACGTTACATCTTCTACCAACCTGAAAAGGGCTATTGGATGGTTTTG GTGGTGAGAATACCTTATACCACTAAAGCTTTGTCAGCTATTGGGGAGACACAAGGAGAAgtg GTAGATCCATCGATAATGAACAATATACTTGTGTCATCATACAAGATGTTCCAAATGTTTATGGGACTATTCAAAGACATTTCTATTGAAGAAATATATACCACTTGTGAAGAATTCTTTACACCG TACATTCTATCAACAAATCTCAAGAATGATATGTCAGATGTTATACAAGGAATTCAATATTTACCATTAGACAAGAATTCATTCTTCAGAGTAGTGTGTTTTATTGATTTACTAGAAGTTAATTATCCTGACTTTAAATGCATCTCTTTTGTCTACAACGACCAGCTTATATG GAATGCCCTCTCAAATGAAGACATGCTCACATTGTACAAGTATTTAGTTCAAACTTTGCTCCCAAAACAAGTAGAAAAGGAAATACACGGAGACGCAGTGACTGCCGCCCAAAAACACGGCAGATTCATCAGTCCAGCTGAAGGAATTCGCAATAAAGAAGACCTCAATAAACTGGTCAAAGTCTTCCTGATGCGGGAAGAGGACACAGAGACTAGGCAGTATTACTTGGTGGTTTATAGAACTCTGAGCGCTACCATTTCTTTTAGTATTGATG taaACACGACCCTGGATATTGAGACATTCCGGTCTCTGGACGCGTTCATGGGTCCGCAGCTGTACAGCATAGCTTCGTCGATAAGTGAGACATGCACACTTCATGCATTACAGACGGCCCATCTTGCAAGCGACCACAAATTCGTCTACTTCAATAGGCTCAATTTAGCGTTCAAAACGTCT CCGCCCACAAACAAATTAGTTCCATCGGCGGCGGTCAAACCAGAGGTATTGAGTACGATAGCAGGCATACATTGTGACAGGAAAAG tcTAGGCAAATATGGAgaaatcataattaaaatacctgATGAATATTGGGTCACGGGGAAAATATCAAATGAGAGAGAGTTTTACGTAGTTATTCAAGAAAAGAATGCGACTCTAAAGGAAATATCTG atgaAGTCAAACGAATATGTGAATCGCAAATGAAAGGTGTTTTCTTTTACCctatttga